The following proteins are encoded in a genomic region of Synechococcus sp. CBW1002:
- a CDS encoding anthranilate synthase component I family protein, whose product MVPSERPSQRTTGLDGDVLDGGWFDEAFHAQAAAGLSFLPLWKRWPADLETPLTTWLKVGQASHHGVLLESVEGGERLGRWSFVVSDPLWTLTVRGEEGERCWRDGRRESLHGNPFTQLRQALEPVCPAPVPGLPPVGQLFGFWGYELIHWIEPTVPIHPTDPLGPPDGCWMLADSLLVFDQVKRQITAVSYADLSGGADPAQAWQEAFARIEALEARMQAPLPSGLTTLAWNDRAELAEPPSSNRSQADFEDAVRQARAHIAAGDVFQLVLSQRLESHVMRDPFDLYRSLRMVNPSPYMAFFNFGGWYLIGSSPEVMVKAEPASDGSGAIKASLRPIAGTRHRGDNDTEDRALEAELLADPKERAEHVMLVDLGRNDLGRVCRPGTVKVTDLMVIERYSHVMHIVSQVEGLLAADRDVWDLLMASFPAGTVSGAPKIRAMQLIHALEPNARGPYSGVYGAVDLAGALNTAITIRTMVVLPAADGGWRVQVQAGAGLVADSQPTAEYQETLNKARGMLKALACVQTPARHPFGDGVRA is encoded by the coding sequence ATGGTCCCTTCCGAGCGCCCCAGCCAGCGCACCACCGGTCTCGACGGGGATGTCCTGGACGGAGGGTGGTTCGATGAGGCCTTCCACGCCCAGGCGGCGGCAGGCCTCAGCTTCCTGCCGCTGTGGAAACGCTGGCCCGCCGACCTGGAGACGCCCCTCACCACCTGGCTGAAGGTGGGCCAGGCCAGCCACCATGGGGTGCTGCTGGAGTCGGTCGAAGGGGGCGAACGCCTGGGGCGCTGGAGCTTTGTGGTGAGCGATCCGCTCTGGACGCTGACGGTGCGCGGCGAGGAGGGGGAGCGCTGCTGGCGCGACGGTCGGCGCGAAAGCCTGCACGGCAATCCCTTCACGCAGCTGCGCCAGGCCCTGGAGCCGGTCTGCCCGGCACCGGTGCCGGGCCTGCCGCCGGTGGGGCAACTGTTCGGCTTCTGGGGCTATGAGCTGATCCATTGGATCGAGCCCACCGTCCCGATCCATCCCACCGACCCCCTGGGGCCACCGGATGGCTGCTGGATGCTGGCTGACAGCCTGCTGGTGTTCGACCAGGTGAAACGCCAGATCACGGCGGTGTCCTACGCCGATCTCAGCGGTGGCGCCGATCCGGCCCAGGCCTGGCAGGAGGCGTTCGCACGGATCGAAGCCCTGGAGGCCCGCATGCAGGCTCCCCTGCCCTCCGGCCTGACGACCCTGGCCTGGAACGATCGCGCCGAACTGGCCGAGCCACCCAGCAGCAACCGCAGCCAGGCCGACTTCGAGGATGCCGTGCGTCAGGCCCGCGCCCACATCGCCGCCGGCGACGTCTTTCAGCTGGTGCTGAGCCAACGCCTCGAAAGCCACGTGATGCGGGACCCGTTTGACCTCTACCGCAGCCTGCGGATGGTCAACCCCTCGCCGTACATGGCCTTCTTCAACTTCGGCGGCTGGTACCTGATCGGTTCCAGTCCAGAAGTGATGGTGAAGGCGGAGCCTGCCAGCGATGGCAGTGGCGCCATCAAGGCCTCCCTGCGGCCGATCGCCGGCACCCGTCACCGCGGTGACAATGACACCGAGGACAGGGCCCTGGAGGCTGAGCTGCTGGCCGATCCGAAGGAGCGGGCCGAGCACGTGATGCTGGTGGACCTGGGCCGCAATGATCTGGGCCGGGTCTGCAGGCCAGGCACGGTCAAGGTCACCGATCTGATGGTGATCGAGCGCTATTCCCACGTGATGCACATCGTCAGCCAGGTGGAGGGTCTGCTGGCGGCGGATCGGGACGTCTGGGATCTGCTGATGGCCTCCTTTCCGGCTGGCACCGTCAGCGGTGCCCCCAAGATCCGGGCCATGCAGCTGATCCATGCGCTGGAACCCAACGCCCGCGGGCCCTACTCGGGGGTATATGGCGCGGTGGATCTGGCAGGGGCCCTGAACACGGCCATCACAATCCGAACGATGGTGGTGCTCCCCGCCGCCGACGGCGGCTGGCGGGTACAGGTGCAGGCCGGCGCCGGACTGGTCGCCGATTCCCAGCCCACCGCCGAATACCAGGAAACCCTCAACAAGGCGCGCGGCATGCTCAAGGCCCTGGCCTGTGTGCAGACTCCAGCGCGGCACCCGTTCGGTGATGGGGTCCGGGCATGA
- a CDS encoding photosystem I reaction center subunit II PsaD, giving the protein MTATALSGQLPKYIGSTGGLLNSAETEEKYAITWTSSKAQAFELPTGGAAEMNEGENVMYFARKEQCLALGTQLRTKFKPRIEDYKIYRIFPGGDTEYLHPKDGVFPEKVNEGRSMVGHTPRRIGDNPNPSALKFSGKNTFDA; this is encoded by the coding sequence ATGACAGCAACGGCGCTGAGCGGTCAACTCCCGAAGTACATCGGCAGCACCGGCGGCCTCCTGAACTCCGCCGAGACCGAAGAGAAATACGCGATCACCTGGACCAGCAGCAAGGCCCAGGCCTTTGAGCTGCCCACCGGTGGTGCAGCTGAGATGAACGAAGGCGAAAACGTGATGTATTTCGCCCGCAAGGAGCAGTGCCTGGCCCTGGGCACCCAACTTCGCACCAAGTTCAAGCCTAGAATCGAGGATTACAAGATCTACCGCATCTTTCCAGGCGGTGACACCGAATATCTGCACCCCAAAGATGGTGTCTTCCCCGAGAAGGTGAATGAGGGGCGCTCGATGGTGGGTCACACCCCCCGTCGCATCGGCGACAACCCCAATCCCTCGGCTCTCAAGTTCAGCGGTAAGAACACCTTCGACGCCTGA
- a CDS encoding sensor histidine kinase KdpD: MEHGSTTLSALRQSLSAAVPAGHSDEDGVRRQWWAALATLQEDFLLPQLPLRGLWLAAPLPALYEPELLLHLKGWVWAPDSLERLRGSVAPLLPGAAGSRGTPAPGQLPGFERLQLSDDDGSDPLLLLITPRLQVALCLDGPPRERRLVARFDPAGLSAALSLLDRRLQQQRPSAAAELRRALRELGPLANAEDVALQFWPRMAERLGTIAPSLTLQPLVHGGNRAETPRAVSSELALLEALTHEVRTPLATIRTLIRSLLRRSDLSAVVRERLEQIDGECNEQIDRFGLIFHAAELQSQPESDESGHGERERLARTDLSALLRQLEPLWQRQLERRGLQFELQVPDELPPVLSDPSRLETMLGGLVDRFSRGLSGGSRVRLSLQPAGNRLKLQICSEGTRPQRPEDHRRVGPVLSWDPETGSLQLSRQATQRLFHRLGGRLAERSGSDITVFFPVC; the protein is encoded by the coding sequence ATGGAGCACGGCTCCACGACATTGTCGGCATTACGCCAGAGCCTGTCCGCCGCCGTACCGGCGGGCCACAGCGACGAAGACGGTGTGCGCCGCCAGTGGTGGGCGGCCCTGGCCACCCTTCAGGAGGATTTCCTGCTGCCGCAGCTCCCGTTGCGGGGCCTCTGGCTGGCGGCACCCCTGCCCGCCCTCTACGAGCCGGAGCTGCTGCTCCACCTCAAGGGCTGGGTGTGGGCACCGGACAGCCTCGAGCGACTGCGGGGCTCCGTCGCTCCCCTGCTGCCCGGCGCCGCCGGGTCAAGGGGCACGCCAGCGCCTGGACAACTTCCCGGGTTCGAGCGGCTGCAGCTCAGCGACGACGACGGCAGCGATCCCCTGCTGTTGCTGATCACGCCACGCCTGCAGGTGGCCCTCTGCCTGGATGGTCCGCCCCGGGAGCGGCGACTGGTGGCCCGCTTCGATCCAGCCGGCCTTTCGGCCGCCCTGTCGCTGCTGGATCGGCGCCTGCAGCAGCAGCGCCCCAGCGCCGCCGCAGAGCTGCGCCGCGCCCTGCGGGAACTGGGCCCCCTGGCCAATGCCGAAGATGTCGCCCTGCAGTTCTGGCCGAGGATGGCGGAGCGGCTTGGAACGATCGCCCCCAGCCTCACCCTGCAGCCGCTGGTGCATGGCGGCAACCGGGCCGAGACCCCACGGGCGGTGAGCAGCGAACTGGCCCTGCTGGAGGCGCTCACCCATGAGGTGCGGACCCCCCTGGCCACGATCCGGACCCTGATCCGCTCGCTGCTGCGCCGCAGCGATCTCTCCGCCGTGGTGCGCGAGCGCCTCGAACAGATCGACGGCGAATGCAACGAGCAGATCGATCGCTTCGGCCTGATCTTTCATGCCGCTGAGCTGCAGAGCCAGCCCGAGAGCGACGAGAGCGGCCATGGCGAACGGGAACGGCTGGCCCGCACCGATCTGAGTGCGCTGCTGCGCCAGCTGGAACCTCTGTGGCAGCGCCAGCTGGAACGGCGCGGCCTGCAGTTCGAGCTGCAGGTGCCCGACGAGCTGCCACCGGTGCTGAGCGATCCGAGCCGGCTGGAAACGATGCTGGGCGGCCTGGTGGACCGCTTCAGCCGCGGCCTCAGCGGCGGCAGCCGCGTGCGCCTCAGCCTCCAACCTGCCGGCAATCGGCTCAAGTTGCAGATCTGCAGCGAAGGAACCCGCCCCCAGCGTCCCGAAGACCATCGACGGGTGGGACCCGTGCTGAGCTGGGACCCCGAAACCGGCAGCCTGCAGCTCAGCCGGCAGGCCACCCAGCGGCTGTTCCATCGGCTGGGCGGACGGCTGGCGGAGCGCTCCGGCAGCGATATCACGGTCTTCTTCCCCGTCTGCTGA
- the rodA gene encoding rod shape-determining protein RodA: MVSALARSSAAGRRGLFSKRRAWRRRPLQDVDLILWGIPLAMTLVSGILIASTQRQAAYAEWYQHWITAAVGMGLALLLARVPLRRLQSLQWPIYGLTVASLIAVRVIGTSALGAQSWINIGGFYVQPSEFAKLAAILLLAGVLSRYPVERPVDLLRPTMVIGLPWILVFIQPDLGTSLVFGAVLLTMLFWAGMPLAWVLLLLSPLFTAILSGTLPWALTGWIPLMGVIAWRSLPWKRLALTVVLAVQGLFAVATPWLWSHGLKPHQQDRLVMFLDPSKDPLGGGYHLLQSKVGIGSGGLWGTGLMQGNLTKLRFIPEQHTDFIFSALGEETGFLGSMLVVAGFALLMWRLLQIAGKATSDFESLVVVGVGAMLMFQVVVNINMTIGLGPITGIPLPWLSYGRFAMLVNFMALGLCASVNRQSRASRGRW; the protein is encoded by the coding sequence ATGGTCAGCGCCCTGGCCCGCTCCAGCGCGGCGGGCCGCCGCGGCCTGTTCTCGAAGCGGCGGGCCTGGCGCCGTCGCCCCCTGCAGGACGTGGACCTGATCCTCTGGGGTATTCCCCTGGCGATGACCCTGGTGTCGGGAATTCTGATCGCCAGCACCCAGCGCCAGGCCGCCTACGCCGAGTGGTATCAGCACTGGATCACAGCAGCGGTGGGAATGGGTCTGGCCCTCCTGCTCGCCCGGGTTCCGCTGAGGCGCCTGCAAAGCCTGCAGTGGCCGATCTACGGCCTCACCGTGGCCAGCCTGATCGCCGTTCGCGTGATCGGCACCTCCGCCCTGGGGGCCCAGAGCTGGATCAACATCGGTGGCTTCTACGTTCAACCCTCTGAATTCGCCAAGCTGGCGGCGATCCTGCTGCTGGCCGGCGTGCTGTCGCGCTACCCGGTGGAGCGGCCGGTCGATCTGCTGCGCCCGACGATGGTGATCGGCCTGCCCTGGATCCTGGTGTTCATCCAGCCGGACCTGGGCACCTCGCTGGTGTTCGGTGCCGTGCTGCTCACCATGCTGTTCTGGGCCGGCATGCCCCTGGCCTGGGTGCTGCTGCTGCTCTCCCCTCTGTTCACAGCCATCCTGTCGGGCACCCTGCCCTGGGCCCTGACCGGCTGGATCCCGCTGATGGGGGTGATCGCCTGGCGCTCCCTGCCCTGGAAGCGGCTGGCCCTCACGGTGGTGCTGGCTGTGCAGGGCCTGTTTGCCGTTGCCACCCCATGGCTGTGGAGCCACGGCCTCAAGCCCCACCAACAGGATCGGTTGGTGATGTTCCTCGACCCGTCCAAGGATCCTCTCGGCGGCGGCTATCACCTGCTTCAGAGCAAGGTGGGCATTGGCTCCGGTGGACTCTGGGGCACCGGATTGATGCAGGGCAACCTCACCAAGCTGCGCTTCATCCCTGAACAGCACACCGATTTCATCTTCAGCGCCCTGGGCGAGGAGACCGGATTTCTGGGATCCATGCTTGTAGTGGCGGGCTTTGCCCTGCTCATGTGGCGGTTGCTGCAGATCGCCGGCAAAGCCACCAGTGATTTCGAATCCCTTGTGGTGGTGGGAGTCGGGGCGATGCTGATGTTCCAGGTGGTGGTGAACATCAACATGACCATCGGCCTCGGACCGATCACCGGCATTCCCCTGCCGTGGCTGAGTTACGGGCGATTCGCCATGTTGGTGAACTTCATGGCCCTCGGCCTGTGCGCCTCGGTGAACCGCCAGTCCCGTGCCAGCCGCGGGCGCTGGTGA
- a CDS encoding Mrp/NBP35 family ATP-binding protein gives MATPDQAHAALQALQDAGSGRGLIELEWIQQVRLQERRAVFRLALPGYANGQRERIVAEARAALLALDGIDDVQIELAQPVQQGAPIGGAGHGPGQLPERQSIPGVRQVIAVSSGKGGVGKSTVAVNLACALARRGLRVGLLDADIYGPNAPTMLGVADRTPEVRGSGDSQILVPIESCGIGMVSMGLLIQENQPVIWRGPMLNGIIRQFLYQADWGERDVLVVDLPPGTGDAQLSLAQAVPMAGVVIVTTPQQVSLQDARRGLAMFLQMGVTVLGVVENMSAFIPPDAPDKHYALFGSGGGQRLADEAGVPLLAELPLEMSVREGGDSGLPVVISAPESATAQAFMALADRMMALTPAAA, from the coding sequence ATGGCCACCCCGGACCAGGCGCACGCCGCCCTCCAAGCCCTTCAGGATGCCGGCAGCGGCCGCGGCCTGATCGAGCTGGAGTGGATCCAGCAGGTGCGGCTGCAGGAACGGCGCGCCGTGTTCAGGCTGGCGCTGCCGGGGTATGCCAACGGTCAGCGGGAGCGGATCGTCGCCGAAGCCCGTGCCGCCCTGCTGGCCCTCGACGGGATCGACGACGTGCAGATCGAACTGGCCCAGCCGGTGCAGCAGGGCGCCCCGATCGGCGGCGCCGGCCATGGGCCGGGCCAGCTGCCTGAGCGGCAGTCCATCCCCGGCGTGCGCCAGGTGATCGCCGTCAGCAGCGGCAAGGGGGGCGTGGGCAAGAGCACCGTGGCCGTGAACCTGGCCTGCGCCCTGGCCCGCCGAGGCCTACGGGTGGGCCTGCTGGATGCGGACATCTACGGCCCCAACGCCCCCACCATGCTCGGCGTGGCCGACCGCACCCCCGAGGTGCGCGGCAGCGGCGACAGCCAGATTCTGGTGCCGATCGAGAGCTGTGGCATCGGCATGGTGTCGATGGGCCTGCTGATTCAGGAGAATCAGCCGGTGATCTGGCGGGGGCCGATGCTCAACGGCATCATCCGCCAGTTCCTCTATCAGGCCGACTGGGGCGAACGCGACGTTCTGGTGGTGGACCTGCCCCCCGGCACCGGAGATGCCCAGTTGAGCCTGGCCCAGGCCGTGCCGATGGCCGGGGTGGTGATTGTCACCACGCCCCAGCAGGTGTCGCTGCAGGATGCCCGCCGCGGCCTGGCGATGTTCCTGCAGATGGGCGTGACCGTGCTCGGCGTGGTGGAGAACATGAGTGCCTTCATCCCCCCCGATGCGCCGGACAAGCACTACGCCCTGTTCGGCAGCGGTGGCGGCCAGCGCCTCGCCGATGAAGCCGGTGTGCCCCTGCTGGCGGAACTGCCCCTGGAAATGAGCGTGCGCGAGGGCGGTGACAGCGGCCTGCCTGTTGTGATCAGCGCCCCTGAATCGGCGACGGCCCAGGCCTTCATGGCCCTGGCCGATCGGATGATGGCGCTCACTCCGGCGGCGGCCTGA
- the hemF gene encoding oxygen-dependent coproporphyrinogen oxidase translates to MEMPPADSRARAKALLMGLQDSICAGLEQLDGEGRFQEESWERPEGGGGRSRVMKNGRVFEQGGVNFSEVEGDQLPPSILSQRPEAAGQRWFATGTSMVLHPRNPYIPTVHLNYRYFEAGPVWWFGGGADLTPYYPFLEDAQHFHQTLKTACDSVNPAYYTVFKPWCDEYFFLRHRAETRGVGGIFYDYQDPGGLLYKGQDPGGLAAGAATAIGPLPQTWEQLFSLASACGNAFLPSYVPIAEKRHDTPYGERERDFQLYRRGRYVEFNLVFDRGTIFGLQTNGRTESILMSLPPLVRWEYGYTPEAGSREALLTEVFTRPQNWLEDSTLVERCQAHQAVG, encoded by the coding sequence ATGGAGATGCCCCCCGCCGACTCCCGTGCCCGTGCCAAGGCCCTGCTGATGGGGCTGCAGGATTCGATCTGCGCCGGCCTGGAGCAGCTCGATGGCGAGGGCCGCTTTCAGGAAGAGAGCTGGGAGCGGCCCGAAGGCGGCGGTGGCCGCTCGCGGGTGATGAAGAACGGTCGGGTGTTCGAGCAGGGGGGCGTCAACTTCTCCGAGGTGGAGGGTGACCAGCTGCCGCCTTCGATCCTCAGCCAGCGCCCCGAGGCAGCGGGCCAGCGTTGGTTCGCGACCGGCACCTCGATGGTGCTGCATCCGCGCAATCCGTACATCCCCACGGTTCACCTCAACTACCGCTACTTCGAGGCGGGGCCGGTGTGGTGGTTCGGCGGCGGTGCCGACCTCACCCCGTATTACCCCTTCCTGGAGGATGCCCAGCACTTCCATCAGACACTCAAGACCGCCTGCGATTCGGTGAATCCGGCCTACTACACGGTGTTCAAGCCCTGGTGCGACGAGTATTTCTTCCTGCGCCACCGGGCTGAGACCCGCGGCGTCGGCGGCATCTTCTACGACTATCAGGATCCCGGTGGCCTGCTCTATAAGGGCCAGGATCCAGGCGGCCTGGCGGCGGGGGCCGCAACGGCGATCGGTCCGCTCCCCCAGACCTGGGAGCAGTTGTTTTCCCTGGCGAGTGCCTGTGGCAACGCCTTCCTGCCCAGTTACGTGCCGATCGCCGAGAAACGCCACGACACCCCCTACGGCGAGAGGGAGCGCGACTTCCAGCTCTATCGCCGCGGCCGCTACGTGGAATTCAATCTGGTCTTCGACCGGGGCACGATCTTCGGGCTTCAGACCAATGGCCGTACCGAATCGATCCTGATGTCCCTGCCGCCGCTGGTGCGCTGGGAATATGGCTACACGCCTGAGGCGGGCAGCCGCGAGGCGCTGCTCACCGAGGTGTTCACCAGGCCGCAGAACTGGCTCGAGGACTCGACCCTGGTGGAGCGCTGCCAAGCCCATCAGGCGGTGGGCTGA
- a CDS encoding cofactor assembly of complex C subunit B, whose amino-acid sequence MPTLGSTFLLTLLLAIGLVFFLRAASKDRTTVVEVHSPRPPVEVLQGLSDWLTARGWQSAGGDPDLRLLRFQGQVGSSTALALLLSLLGGIGAACLGLVLRQLLPVLGWWPLLLALLGPAAGLVYRRRAERAESVELRLINEESASGSTLRLRAHRDELIALEVELGAQLELASDGALLSSPI is encoded by the coding sequence ATGCCCACCCTGGGTTCCACCTTTCTGCTCACCCTGCTGCTGGCCATCGGGCTGGTGTTCTTCCTGCGGGCCGCCAGCAAAGACCGCACCACCGTGGTGGAGGTGCATTCGCCGCGGCCTCCGGTGGAAGTGTTGCAAGGCCTGAGTGACTGGCTCACGGCGCGGGGCTGGCAATCGGCTGGCGGCGATCCGGATCTCCGGCTGCTGCGCTTCCAGGGACAGGTGGGCTCCAGCACCGCCCTGGCGCTGCTGCTGTCGCTGCTGGGCGGCATCGGCGCCGCCTGCCTCGGCCTGGTGCTGCGCCAGTTGCTGCCCGTCCTGGGCTGGTGGCCACTGTTGCTGGCCCTGCTTGGCCCGGCGGCGGGGTTGGTCTACCGGCGCCGAGCCGAGCGGGCCGAGAGCGTCGAGTTGCGCCTGATCAATGAGGAATCGGCCAGCGGCAGCACCTTGCGCCTGCGCGCCCACCGCGACGAGCTGATCGCCCTGGAAGTGGAGCTGGGTGCGCAATTGGAGCTGGCCAGCGACGGCGCCCTGCTCAGTTCACCGATCTGA
- a CDS encoding ribonuclease D yields the protein MAPAPGSAPARFAVFDGDLDAEWQALYAGARALAVDTEAMGLIHGRDRLCLVQICDDHDNVCCIRLARGQDAAPRLQALMENPAIEKVFHFARFDVAALAENLAIAVDPIFCTKVASRLGRTYSPKHGLKDVVQELVGVELDKQAQSSDWGRVEDLSEAQLAYAAGDVRYLLPARDQLETMLKREDRWDLALRCFACLPVFAELDRNRFPLLFEHSSGGNR from the coding sequence ATGGCCCCGGCCCCCGGTTCCGCCCCCGCCCGTTTCGCCGTGTTCGACGGGGATCTTGATGCCGAGTGGCAGGCGCTCTACGCCGGAGCCCGGGCCCTGGCGGTGGATACGGAGGCGATGGGACTGATTCACGGCCGCGACCGGCTCTGCCTGGTGCAGATCTGCGACGACCACGACAACGTCTGCTGCATTCGCCTGGCCCGAGGCCAGGACGCGGCGCCGCGACTCCAGGCCCTGATGGAGAACCCGGCGATCGAAAAGGTGTTCCACTTCGCCCGCTTCGATGTGGCGGCCCTGGCTGAGAACCTCGCCATCGCGGTGGATCCGATCTTCTGCACCAAGGTGGCCAGCCGCCTGGGCCGCACCTATAGCCCCAAGCACGGTCTCAAGGATGTGGTGCAGGAGCTCGTGGGGGTGGAGCTCGACAAGCAGGCCCAGAGTTCTGACTGGGGCCGGGTCGAAGATCTCAGCGAGGCCCAGCTGGCCTATGCCGCCGGTGATGTGCGCTACCTGCTGCCTGCCCGCGATCAGCTTGAGACCATGCTGAAGCGGGAAGACCGCTGGGATCTGGCGCTGCGTTGCTTTGCTTGCCTGCCGGTGTTCGCCGAGCTGGATCGAAATCGCTTTCCGCTCCTGTTCGAGCACTCCAGCGGCGGCAACCGATGA
- a CDS encoding lipid-A-disaccharide synthase-related protein gives MPSRLLVLSNGHGEDLIALRILEALREQQPDCQLTVMALVGLGQTYAAAEAAGWLQVVGPRRCLPSGGFSNQSLRGLLRDLRAGLPLLSLRQWRWVRHWGRAGHPVLAVGDLLPLLLAWSGGGPYGFVGTPKSDATWATPPPPGWGRPGLDDRYHRCKGSEWDPWEWALMRADPCRLVAVRDRLTARGLQRHGVAALAPGNPMMDGFQTEAVPIGLRHGRRLLLLPGSRLPEALGNLERLLEAALQVRVNGPLHLLLACGNQPTSAELAPLLSRAGFSSTCLSAEQGAIGARDSWRAGTIELHVGPGCFGRWAAWCELGLATAGTATEQLVGLGVPALSLPGPGPQFKPGFARRQSRLLGGAVLPCHTAAELARTATRWLDDAELRQRLGTMGRRRMGPAGGSQRLAKLITQHLLA, from the coding sequence ATGCCCTCCCGTCTGCTGGTCCTGAGCAACGGCCACGGCGAGGATCTGATCGCCCTGCGCATCCTTGAGGCCCTGCGGGAGCAGCAACCGGACTGCCAGCTGACGGTGATGGCCCTGGTGGGCCTCGGCCAGACCTACGCGGCGGCCGAGGCCGCCGGCTGGCTGCAGGTGGTGGGCCCCCGCCGCTGCCTGCCCAGCGGTGGCTTCAGTAACCAGAGCCTGCGGGGCCTGCTGCGCGACCTGCGGGCCGGCCTGCCCCTGCTCTCCCTACGGCAGTGGCGCTGGGTGCGGCACTGGGGCCGTGCTGGCCATCCGGTACTGGCGGTGGGGGATCTGCTGCCCCTGCTGCTGGCCTGGAGCGGTGGCGGCCCCTACGGCTTCGTGGGCACCCCCAAGAGCGACGCCACCTGGGCCACACCACCGCCACCGGGCTGGGGTCGGCCCGGCCTTGATGACCGCTATCACCGCTGCAAGGGCAGTGAATGGGATCCGTGGGAATGGGCGCTGATGCGCGCCGATCCCTGCCGTCTGGTGGCCGTGCGGGACCGACTCACAGCCCGTGGCCTGCAGCGCCACGGCGTTGCCGCCCTCGCCCCGGGCAACCCGATGATGGACGGATTCCAGACCGAGGCCGTGCCCATCGGCCTGCGCCACGGTCGGCGGCTCTTGCTGCTGCCCGGCAGCCGCCTGCCGGAAGCACTCGGCAATCTGGAGCGTCTGCTCGAGGCCGCGCTGCAGGTGCGGGTCAACGGGCCCCTCCACCTGCTGCTGGCCTGCGGCAACCAGCCCACCAGCGCGGAGCTGGCTCCGCTACTGAGCCGGGCTGGCTTCAGCAGCACCTGCCTGAGCGCGGAGCAGGGCGCGATCGGAGCGCGGGACAGCTGGCGGGCCGGCACCATCGAACTGCACGTGGGTCCAGGCTGCTTCGGCCGCTGGGCAGCCTGGTGCGAGCTGGGGCTCGCCACCGCCGGCACCGCCACCGAGCAGCTGGTGGGGCTGGGGGTGCCGGCCCTCTCCCTGCCGGGCCCCGGGCCACAGTTCAAGCCGGGGTTCGCCCGCCGCCAGTCCCGCCTGCTGGGTGGGGCCGTGCTGCCCTGCCATACCGCCGCCGAACTGGCCCGCACAGCGACGCGCTGGCTGGACGACGCGGAGCTGAGGCAGCGGCTGGGAACCATGGGCCGCCGCCGTATGGGCCCCGCCGGGGGCAGCCAGCGACTGGCGAAGCTGATCACGCAGCACCTGCTGGCGTGA